The Hemicordylus capensis ecotype Gifberg chromosome 6, rHemCap1.1.pri, whole genome shotgun sequence genome window below encodes:
- the CHPF2 gene encoding chondroitin sulfate glucuronyltransferase isoform X1 — MRVAGLLGFLRPALPLLLGLSLGCSLSLLRVSWIQGAEDGAAAEDASCLDAAAAAAALGNSRQLSAKRPQEAGWAGAAAEQEQEQEAFRPRVVPYSRDPGKPHKKVLRTRYIQTELGFHERLFVAVLTSKATLNSLAVAVNKTLGHHFAHLLYFTGLRSAKAPHGMALVSHGDERPVWLMYETVRYIHQHFGEDFDWFFVVQDDTYAQAEQVKALLAHLSINQDVYLGRAEEFIAGDEESRYCHGGFGYLLSRSLLLKLRPHLDGCRNEILSVRPDEWLGRCLVDSLGVSCSSQHQDQRYLTFELAKNADPEKEEGEEFGRAVTVHPVTEATLMYRLHKRFRRIQLDRTYQEIEQLQAQIRNLTLLTPAGEAGLSWPVGISAPFVPKSRFEVFNWEYFTEQHLFSCPDGTPKCALVGASKADVGDILQAALEQLNQRYQPQLRFRKRQLLNGYRRFDPTRGMEYTLDLLVEAATQKGHRHVLAKRVHLLRPLSKVELIPMPYVTEATRVQLVLPLTVQELDFVGNFLDTFAMNVLDTHDNARLTLLFVYDPYDAQRVSQVDVFAGVKAMVAELEKRYAEAKVPWISVKTEVPSQVKLMDMVSKKHPVDTLFFLASVWTEVNTDVLNRCRMNAISNWQVFFPVHFQEFNPVLAFRGEQAAAASSPGTDFLRDGHFDRHTFAEACFYNADYMAARTKLAADLLDREEALEEMEVFDVFLRYSELHLFRAVEPGLVQKYVLRSCNPRLSEELYHHCILSNLQGLASRSHLAMALSEQEQANST, encoded by the exons atgcgCGTGGCCGGCCTGCTGGGCTTCCTGCGGCCcgcgctgccgctgctgctgggcctgtccCTGGGCTGCAGCCTCAGCCTGCTGCGGGTCTCCTGGATCCAGGGCGCCGAGGACGGGGCCGCGGCGGAGGACGCCTCTTGCCtggacgccgccgccgccgccgccgccctgggcAACAGCCGGCAGCTGTCGGCGAAGAGGCcgcaggaggctggctgggcgGGCGCGGCggcggagcaggagcaggagcaggaggcctTCCGGCCCCGCGTGGTGCCCTACTCCAGAGACCCCGGCAAGCCCCACAAGAAGGTGCTCAG GACGCGCTACATCCAGACGGAGCTGGGTTTCCACGAGCGCCTCTTTGTGGCCGTGCTGACCTCCAAGGCCACCCTGAACTCGCTGGCTGTGGCTGTCAACAAGACGCTGGGGCACCACTTCGCCCACCTGCTGTACTTCACCGGGCTGCGCAGCGCCAAGGCCCCCCACGGCATGGCGCTGGTGTCCCACGGGGACGAGCGCCCCGTGTGGCTGATGTACGAGACGGTGCGCTACATCCACCAGCACTTTGGGGAGGACTTTGACTGGTTCTTCGTCGTGCAGGACGACACCTACGCCCAGGCGGAGCAGGTGAAGGCCCTCCTTGCCCACCTGAGCATCAACCAGGATGTCTACCTGGGCCGGGCAGAGGAGTTCATTGCGGGGGACGAAGAGAGCCGCTACTGCCACGGGGGCTTCGGCTACCTCCTTTCCCGCAGCCTGCTGCTGAAGCTCCGCCCGCACCTGGACGGCTGTCGCAACGAGATCCTCAGCGTGCGGCCCGACGAGTGGCTGGGACGCTGCCTGGTGGACTCCCTGGGCGTCAGCTGCAGCTCCCAGCACCAG GACCAGCGTTACCTGACCTTTGAACTGGCCAAGAATGCGGACCCagagaaggaagagggggaagaattTGGGAGGGCGGTCACTGTGCACCCCGTCACTGAGGCCACCCTCATGTACCGCCTGCACAAGCGGTTCCGCAGGATCCAGCTGGATCGGACCTACCAAGAGATCGAACAGTTGCAG GCCCAGATCCGTAACTTGACGTTGCTGACGCCGGCAGGCGAGGCGGGGCTGTCGTGGCCCGTGGGCATCAGTGCCCCCTTTGTGCCCAAGTCTCGCTTTGAGGTGTTCAACTGGGAGTATTTCACCGAGCAGCACCTCTTCTCCTGCCCTGATGGCACCCCCAAGTGTGCGCTGGTTGGGGCCAGTAAGGCCGACGTGGGCGACATCCTCCAGGCCGCTCTGGAGCAGCTCAACCAGCGCTACCAGCCCCAGCTGCGCTTCCGCAAGCGGCAGCTCCTCAACGGCTACCGGCGCTTCGACCCCACCCGGGGCATGGAATACACCCTGGACCTGCTGGTGGAAGCCGCCACCCAGAAGGGGCACCGCCACGTGCTGGCCAAGCGGGTGCACCTCCTGCGGCCACTCAGCAAGGTGGAGCTCATCCCCATGCCCTACGTGACGGAGGCCACGCGGGTGCAGCTGGTGCTGCCCCTCACGGTGCAGGAGCTGGACTTTGTGGGCAACTTCCTGGACACCTTTGCCATGAATGTCCTGGACACCCACGACAACGCCCGGCTCACGCTGCTCTTCGTCTACGACCCCTACGACGCCCAGCGGGTCAGCCAAGTGGATGTCTTTGCTGGGGTGAAGGCCATGGTGGCTGAGCTTGAGAAGCGCTATGCGGAGGCCAAGGTCCCCTGGATCAGCGTCAAGACCGAGGTGCCCTCTCAGGTCAAGCTCATGGACATGGTCTCCAAGAAGCACCCGGTGGACACCCTCTTCTTCCTGGCCAGTGTCTGGACAGAGGTCAACACGGACGTCCTGAACCGCTGCCGCATGAACGCCATCAGCAACTGGCAGGTCTTCTTCCCTGTCCACTTCCAGGAGTTCAACCCTGTGCTGGCCTTCCGGGGGGAGCAGGCTGCCGCGGCCTCCTCGCCCGGCACGGACTTCCTGCGGGACGGGCACTTTGACCGGCACACCTTTGCTGAGGCCTGCTTCTACAACGCGGACTACATGGCCGCCCGGACCAAGCTGGCGGCCGACCTCCTGGACcgggaggaggcactggaggAAATGGAGGTCTTTGACGTCTTCTTGCGCTATTCGGAGCTGCACCTTTTCCGGGCGGTGGAGCCAGGGCTGGTGCAGAAGTACGTGCTGAGGAGCTGCAACCCCCGCCTGAGCGAGGAGCTCTACCACCACTGCATCCTCAGCAACCTGCAGGGCTTGGCCTCCCGCTCGCACCTGGCCATGGCCCTCTCTGAGCAGGAGCAGGCCAACAGCACctga
- the CHPF2 gene encoding chondroitin sulfate glucuronyltransferase isoform X2 yields MALVSHGDERPVWLMYETVRYIHQHFGEDFDWFFVVQDDTYAQAEQVKALLAHLSINQDVYLGRAEEFIAGDEESRYCHGGFGYLLSRSLLLKLRPHLDGCRNEILSVRPDEWLGRCLVDSLGVSCSSQHQDQRYLTFELAKNADPEKEEGEEFGRAVTVHPVTEATLMYRLHKRFRRIQLDRTYQEIEQLQAQIRNLTLLTPAGEAGLSWPVGISAPFVPKSRFEVFNWEYFTEQHLFSCPDGTPKCALVGASKADVGDILQAALEQLNQRYQPQLRFRKRQLLNGYRRFDPTRGMEYTLDLLVEAATQKGHRHVLAKRVHLLRPLSKVELIPMPYVTEATRVQLVLPLTVQELDFVGNFLDTFAMNVLDTHDNARLTLLFVYDPYDAQRVSQVDVFAGVKAMVAELEKRYAEAKVPWISVKTEVPSQVKLMDMVSKKHPVDTLFFLASVWTEVNTDVLNRCRMNAISNWQVFFPVHFQEFNPVLAFRGEQAAAASSPGTDFLRDGHFDRHTFAEACFYNADYMAARTKLAADLLDREEALEEMEVFDVFLRYSELHLFRAVEPGLVQKYVLRSCNPRLSEELYHHCILSNLQGLASRSHLAMALSEQEQANST; encoded by the exons ATGGCGCTGGTGTCCCACGGGGACGAGCGCCCCGTGTGGCTGATGTACGAGACGGTGCGCTACATCCACCAGCACTTTGGGGAGGACTTTGACTGGTTCTTCGTCGTGCAGGACGACACCTACGCCCAGGCGGAGCAGGTGAAGGCCCTCCTTGCCCACCTGAGCATCAACCAGGATGTCTACCTGGGCCGGGCAGAGGAGTTCATTGCGGGGGACGAAGAGAGCCGCTACTGCCACGGGGGCTTCGGCTACCTCCTTTCCCGCAGCCTGCTGCTGAAGCTCCGCCCGCACCTGGACGGCTGTCGCAACGAGATCCTCAGCGTGCGGCCCGACGAGTGGCTGGGACGCTGCCTGGTGGACTCCCTGGGCGTCAGCTGCAGCTCCCAGCACCAG GACCAGCGTTACCTGACCTTTGAACTGGCCAAGAATGCGGACCCagagaaggaagagggggaagaattTGGGAGGGCGGTCACTGTGCACCCCGTCACTGAGGCCACCCTCATGTACCGCCTGCACAAGCGGTTCCGCAGGATCCAGCTGGATCGGACCTACCAAGAGATCGAACAGTTGCAG GCCCAGATCCGTAACTTGACGTTGCTGACGCCGGCAGGCGAGGCGGGGCTGTCGTGGCCCGTGGGCATCAGTGCCCCCTTTGTGCCCAAGTCTCGCTTTGAGGTGTTCAACTGGGAGTATTTCACCGAGCAGCACCTCTTCTCCTGCCCTGATGGCACCCCCAAGTGTGCGCTGGTTGGGGCCAGTAAGGCCGACGTGGGCGACATCCTCCAGGCCGCTCTGGAGCAGCTCAACCAGCGCTACCAGCCCCAGCTGCGCTTCCGCAAGCGGCAGCTCCTCAACGGCTACCGGCGCTTCGACCCCACCCGGGGCATGGAATACACCCTGGACCTGCTGGTGGAAGCCGCCACCCAGAAGGGGCACCGCCACGTGCTGGCCAAGCGGGTGCACCTCCTGCGGCCACTCAGCAAGGTGGAGCTCATCCCCATGCCCTACGTGACGGAGGCCACGCGGGTGCAGCTGGTGCTGCCCCTCACGGTGCAGGAGCTGGACTTTGTGGGCAACTTCCTGGACACCTTTGCCATGAATGTCCTGGACACCCACGACAACGCCCGGCTCACGCTGCTCTTCGTCTACGACCCCTACGACGCCCAGCGGGTCAGCCAAGTGGATGTCTTTGCTGGGGTGAAGGCCATGGTGGCTGAGCTTGAGAAGCGCTATGCGGAGGCCAAGGTCCCCTGGATCAGCGTCAAGACCGAGGTGCCCTCTCAGGTCAAGCTCATGGACATGGTCTCCAAGAAGCACCCGGTGGACACCCTCTTCTTCCTGGCCAGTGTCTGGACAGAGGTCAACACGGACGTCCTGAACCGCTGCCGCATGAACGCCATCAGCAACTGGCAGGTCTTCTTCCCTGTCCACTTCCAGGAGTTCAACCCTGTGCTGGCCTTCCGGGGGGAGCAGGCTGCCGCGGCCTCCTCGCCCGGCACGGACTTCCTGCGGGACGGGCACTTTGACCGGCACACCTTTGCTGAGGCCTGCTTCTACAACGCGGACTACATGGCCGCCCGGACCAAGCTGGCGGCCGACCTCCTGGACcgggaggaggcactggaggAAATGGAGGTCTTTGACGTCTTCTTGCGCTATTCGGAGCTGCACCTTTTCCGGGCGGTGGAGCCAGGGCTGGTGCAGAAGTACGTGCTGAGGAGCTGCAACCCCCGCCTGAGCGAGGAGCTCTACCACCACTGCATCCTCAGCAACCTGCAGGGCTTGGCCTCCCGCTCGCACCTGGCCATGGCCCTCTCTGAGCAGGAGCAGGCCAACAGCACctga